In Pseudomonas sp. GCEP-101, one DNA window encodes the following:
- a CDS encoding polysaccharide biosynthesis/export family protein: MIRPLSLAVLSALALQGCMFSPGQNLDTGRLMQEDSAESSRVQLVQITPKLLTVQAATQQQEAIPQELIDYRPESYRIGAGDLLYITVWDHPELTSPAGQQQQIDANGRLVRPDGTLFYPYIGQIKVSGRTIEDVRGTITRALSNYVEQPQVDIAVMRYASQRVVLNGAFLKAGQQAITATPLTLMEAIGAAELDSTNADLSGLTLQRDKQLFHLNLDALNTAQGSDLYSLYLKDGDRIYLPYNDRKKVYLMGEVNTPRALTFKTRDMNLADALGSVGGLNQTTANGKAVYVIRGVENLETERAKVFQLDANSPTAFILAQQFQLQPQDVVYVGPAGVTRWNRLISQLVPSAGIIGTGSTVQHNLTNN; this comes from the coding sequence ATGATCCGTCCGTTGTCGCTCGCCGTCCTGTCCGCTCTTGCACTCCAGGGATGCATGTTTTCCCCTGGCCAAAATCTCGATACAGGGCGACTGATGCAGGAGGACTCTGCCGAGTCGAGCCGCGTCCAGTTAGTGCAGATCACGCCCAAATTGCTCACGGTGCAGGCGGCAACGCAACAGCAGGAAGCCATCCCACAGGAGCTGATCGACTATCGCCCCGAAAGCTATCGCATCGGTGCGGGCGACCTGCTCTACATCACCGTGTGGGACCATCCGGAGCTGACTTCGCCAGCCGGGCAGCAACAGCAGATCGATGCGAACGGTCGCCTGGTACGCCCTGACGGCACGTTGTTCTATCCGTATATCGGCCAGATCAAGGTCAGTGGCCGAACCATCGAGGACGTTCGCGGCACCATCACCCGCGCGCTGTCCAATTATGTCGAGCAACCGCAGGTGGACATCGCGGTGATGCGCTACGCCAGCCAGCGCGTGGTGCTCAATGGCGCCTTCCTGAAGGCCGGGCAGCAAGCAATCACTGCCACGCCGCTGACGCTGATGGAAGCCATTGGCGCGGCCGAATTGGACTCCACCAACGCGGATCTCTCCGGCTTGACGCTGCAGCGCGACAAGCAGCTGTTTCACCTGAACCTGGATGCCCTCAATACGGCCCAGGGTTCTGACCTCTACAGCCTCTATCTGAAAGATGGCGACCGCATCTACCTGCCCTACAACGACCGCAAGAAGGTCTACCTGATGGGCGAGGTAAATACACCGCGCGCGCTGACCTTCAAGACCCGCGACATGAACCTGGCCGATGCGCTGGGGAGCGTGGGCGGCCTGAACCAGACCACGGCCAACGGCAAGGCGGTCTACGTCATTCGTGGCGTGGAGAACCTGGAGACCGAGCGCGCCAAGGTCTTCCAGCTCGACGCCAACTCGCCCACCGCGTTCATCCTGGCCCAGCAGTTCCAGCTGCAACCGCAGGACGTGGTGTATGTCGGCCCGGCCGGCGTGACGCGCTGGAACCGCCTGATCAGCCAATTGGTACCGTCGGCCGGCATCATCGGTACCGGTTCGACCGTCCAGCACAACCTCACCAACAACTGA